A genomic region of Elaeis guineensis isolate ETL-2024a chromosome 9, EG11, whole genome shotgun sequence contains the following coding sequences:
- the LOC105032694 gene encoding probable serine/threonine-protein kinase PBL21, giving the protein MKARGMSCFSCGSPFQREARRKMATSRIPLSPSRLMDSPELEKLAPSPSPGGERRTDAHSFTFRDLGAATKNFKQSNLIGEGGFGKVYMGHLNSGQVVAIKQLNPNGLQGTHEFLVEVLMLIMLHHPNLVSLIGYCHEGDERLLVYEYMPQGSLENHLFDLPPGKEPLDWNTRIKIAVGAAKGLTYLHDVVNPPVIYRDLKSSNILLDDDFNPKLSDFGLAKLGPVGDNTHVSTRVMGTYGYCAPDYATSGKLTVKADVYSFGVVLLELITGQKAFDLSKEPGEQNLIKRSHPFLNDRRKFTQLADPLLQGCYPLRAFYQLAVITSMCLHERAHLRPSMRDVAVALDHVASQPYISETKCRIHSSRFPLPLPPSRTTNAPKVAVWDVLKS; this is encoded by the exons ATGAAGGCCAGAGGAATGAGTTGCTTTTCCTGTGGAAGCCCTTTTCAGAGAGAAGCTCGAAGGAAGATGGCAACCAGCAGAATTCCCCTTTCCCCATCTCGCCTCATGGATTCTCCCG AGTTGGAGAAGTTGGCACCTTCTCCTTCACCGGGTGGAGAGAGGAGAACCGATGCTCATAGTTTTACCTTTCGAGATCTCGGGGCCGCCACCAAGAACTTCAAGCAGTCTAATTTGATAGGAGAAGGGGGTTTTGGAAAGGTGTACATGGGACACTTGAATTCAGGCCAG GTTGTAGCAATCAAGCAGCTCAATCCGAATGGGTTGCAGGGGACTCATGAATTCCTGGTCGAGGTTCTAATGTTGATAATGTTGCACCATCCGAATCTTGTCAGCTTGATTGGCTACTGCCATGAAGGGGATGAGAGGCTCTTGGTTTATGAGTACATGCCACAGGGTAGCTTGGAAAATCACTTATTTG ATCTGCCACCTGGTAAAGAACCACTTGATTGGAACACACGGATAAAGATTGCTGTTGGTGCTGCAAAAGGGCTCACCTATTTGCATGATGTTGTAAATCCACCTGTTATCTACCGTGACTTGAaatcttcaaatatattactagaTGATGATTTCAATCCTAAGCTCTCTGACTTCGGACTAGCGAAACTCGGACCTGTTGGCGACAACACTCATGTTTCAACAAGAGTGATGGGAACCTATGGCTATTGTGCTCCTGATTATGCTACAAGTGGCAAGCTGACTGTGAAGGCTGATGTATATAGCTTTGGTGTGGTGCTGTTGGAGCTGATCACTGGTCAGAAGGCATTTGACTTATCAAAAGAACCAGGGGAACAGAATTTAATTAAAAGG tCACATCCATTTCTCAATGATAGGAGGAAGTTCACTCAACTAGCTGATCCATTACTACAAGGGTGTTATCCTTTGCGTGCTTTTTACCAGCTAGCTGTCATCACTTCAATGTGTCTTCATGAAAGGGCTCATCTTCGTCCCAGTATGCGTGATGTGGCTGTCGCCCTCGACCATGTGGCATCTCAGCCCTATATCTCAGAGACCAAATGTAGGATCCATAGCTCCCGATTCCCTCTACCACTACCTCCATCGAGAACTACCAATGCTCCTAAAGTAGCAGTCTGGGATGTTTTGAAAAGTTGA
- the LOC140851512 gene encoding LOW QUALITY PROTEIN: uncharacterized protein (The sequence of the model RefSeq protein was modified relative to this genomic sequence to represent the inferred CDS: substituted 1 base at 1 genomic stop codon), whose product MHNLHWRDAMVTEIRALEHQNMWTITSLPLENDITSINRVKVLLHENFHIKDLGDLKYFLGIEEAMSDREDETLANMAVRTRGTRGARLTSRGADNQPAERAPDAPATQADIAGVCQVVAQLIQQQAQTAPRPTLSMESYYERFRRLNPSLFEGGSDPMAAETWIREMEKMFDALQYPENVKVRLAIPMLKGNVEFWWTAIKAAYGNNDDQLTWEEFKEIFYDQYFLGIMRLVKKNEFLALKQKDDMTVLEYANKFNELGRFCPQLMEFERSKANRFEQGLRYGIRSRLSSHIFNNYKDVLERALKVESELKRAELERGDKKRPRSAENLKDQQKNFKSNNSDKKKESSSCSYCGKNHNGPCLKRIGACFLCGEKGHMARDCPNKKRDDTRSNKPVDQKQKGNARVFTLNQQEAKANDQVVTGEVHNTESKQSLGIISIMNARKTLRKGCKAFLAHVIDVEKEKIKLDDIPIVKEFSDIFLDKLPGLPPEREVEFKIDITPGTGPISKPPYRMAPVELRELKDQLQELLNKKFVRPSTSPWGAPVLFVKKKDGSMRLCIDYRELNKVTIKNKYPLPRIDDLFDQLQGAQVFSKIDLRSGYHQLRIRDEDXYVPKTAFRTRYGHYEFLVMPFGLTNAPAAFMDMMNRIFKPYLDQFVVVFIDDILVYSKNIEEHERHLRIVFQILRKEKLFAKLSKCEFWLDSVVFLGHVISKEGISVDPKKIEAVVNWPRPTNVTEVRSFLGLVGYYRRFVKGFSQIAISLTRLTQKRIKFVWSSECEQSFQDLKQRLISAPVLTLPSNEGGFVIYSDASKKGLGCVLMQNDKVIAYASRQLKAYEQNYPTHDLELAAIIFALKIWRHYLYGESCEIFTDHKSLKYLFTQKELNMRQRRWLELLKDYNLNIKYHPGKANVVADALSMYRDLKQLFWWNGMKREIARFVSQCLVCQQVKAEHQRPAGLLRPLEITEWKWEYITMDFVTGLPRTIRKSDAVWVIVDRLTKSAHFLPFRVGTLLDKLAQMYIDGIVRLHGVPINKIYLIKRRLKTAQDRQKSLADRKRRELEFQVGNHVFLKVSPTKGVMRFGRHGKLSPRYIGPFEILNRVGDVAYELALPSDLSKVHNVFHVSLLRKYVPDPNSVIKYEPLQVHEDLTYEEFPLRIIDRKEQVLRRRTISYVKIHWSNHEEREATWELEDDMKMRYPHLFENEEANANTLAMAYHVLMHQHIISKGLIQYKQFVKQGHT is encoded by the exons ATGCACAATCTTCATTGGCGAGATGCAATGGTAACAGAGATCCGTGCTTTGGAACATCAAAACATGTGGACCATCACCTCCTTGCCTCTGG AGAATGATATCACTTCCATTAATCGGGTGaaggttcttcttcatgaaaACTTCCATATCAAGGACCTTGGGGACTTGAAATATTTTCTTGGTATAGAG gaagcgatgagcgatagggaggATGAGACTTTGGCAAATATGGCCGTTAGGACAAGAGGAACAAGAGGAGCAAGACTGACGTCACGAGGAGCTGACAATCAACCAGCTGAGCGGGCTCCTGACGCACCGGCCACACAGGCAgacattgctggtgtatgtcaagtggtggctcagcttattcagcagcaggcacagactgctcctcgaccgacattatctatggagtcatactatgagagattcagaaggctcaacccatctctatttgagggtggatctgatcctatggctgcagagacctggattcgagagatggaaaagatgtttgatgccctaCAATACCCTGAGAATGTGAAAGTCCGATTAGCCATTCCTATGTTAAAAGGAAATGtcgagttttggtggactgcaataaaagctgcctatgggaacaatgatgatcaactcacttgggaagaattcaaagagatattttatgaccAGTACTTTCTGGGGATAATGAGGTTGGTAAAAaaaaatgagtttctagccttaaagcaaaaagatgatatgacggtgctagaatatgctaacaagtttaatgagctaggccgcttctgcccccaacttatggaattcgaaaggagtaaagctaacagatttgaacaaggtctaagatatggaattcgatcccgtctgtcttctcatattttcaataactacaaggacgtactggagcgagctttgaaagtggaatctgaattgaaaagagcagaactagaaagaggagataagaagagaccgagatcagcagaaaatctaaaggatcagcagaaaaatttcaaaagtaataactctgataagaagaaagaatcttcatcctgctcctactgtggaaaaaatcacaatggaccttgtctcaagaggattggagcatgcttcttatgtggtgaaaaaggacatatggctcgtgattgcccaaataagaaaagagatgataCTAGATCTaacaaaccagttgatcaaaaacaaaaaggaaatgcacgagtgtttactttaaaccagcaggaggccaaagcaaatgatcaagtggtgacag gcgaagttcataatacggaatccaaacaatctttgggtattatctcaattatgaatgcaagaaaaactttaaggaaaggatgcaaagcatttttggcccatgtaatagacgtcgagaaggaaaagataaagctggatgatatcccaattgtcaaggaattttctgatatttttctagATAAACTACCAGGATTGCCCCCAGAGCGTgaagttgaatttaaaattgatatcaccccGGGAACCGGACCTATTTCAAAacctccttatcggatggctcccgtagaattacgagaattaaaggatcaactgcaagaacttttgaataaaaagtttgtccGGCCAAGCAcatcaccttggggagctcctgtgttatttgtgaaaaaaaaagatggaagcatgcgattatgcattgactatcgggagttgaacaaggtaaccataaagaaCAAATATCCTCTTCcacgaatagatgacttatttgatcaacttcagggtgctcaagttttctccaaaatcGACTTACGATCtggctatcatcaactaagaattagagatgaagattgat atgtacctaagactgcatttagaaccaggtatggtcattatgaatttttagtaatgccctttggactaaccaatgcaccggctgcttttatggatatgatgaacaggattttcaagccgtatctggatcaattcgttgttgtttttattgatgatatcctagtgtattctaaaaatatagaagaacatgagagacatttgaggatcgtgtttcagatcttaagaaaagaaaagctcttcgccaagcttagcaagtgtgaattctggttggatagtgttgtcttcctcggccatgtaatatccaaggaaggaatctcagtcgatccaaagaagatagaagccgtggTAAATTGGCCTCGACCGACTAATGTGACGGAAGTaagaagcttcttaggcttggttggttattatagaagattcgtcaaGGGATTTTCCCAAATTGCAATTTCTCTGACTCGCCTAACTCAGAAACGAATAAAATTTGTatggagcagtgaatgtgagcagagttttcaagatctgaagcaaaGATTGATATCTGCCCCAGTTCTTACCCTACCATCTAatgaaggaggatttgtcatctatagtgatgcttctaagaaaggattaggttgtgtgttgatgcagaatgataaggtcatagcttatgcttctcgacaactaaaagcctatgagcagaattatccgacccatgatttggaattagcagctattatttttgctttaaagatttggcgacactatttatatggagaatcatgtgaaatctttactgatcataaaagcttgaaatacttatttactcaaaaagagctgaatatgaggcaaagaaggtggcttgaactattaaaagattataatctaaatattaaatatcaccctggaaaagctaatgtggtggcagatgcacttagt atgtatagagatttaaaacaactcttctggtggaatggaatgaaacgggagatagctcggtttgtatctcaatgcttggtatgccagcaagtgaaagccgaacatcaaagacctgctggtcTGCTAAGACCATTAGAGATAACAGAATGGAAATGGGAATATATCACGATGGATTTTGTTACTGGACTTCCAAGGACAATAAGAAAAAGCGATGCTGTGTGGGTGATTGTTGACCGacttactaaatcagctcactttctaccttttcgagttggcactctgcttgataagttagcccagatgtatattgatggaattgtacgtctgcatggtgttccaataa ataaaatttatctaatcaagagaagactcaagaCAGCTCAGGATAGACAAAAGAGTttggcagatagaaaaagaagagaattagaatttcaggtcggtaatcatgtttttctaaaagtatcacctactaagggtgtcatgaggttcgggaggcatggcaagctgagtccgcgatatattggaccttttgagattttaaatcgagtaggagatgttgcatacgaactagccttaccatcagatttatccaaagtacacaatgtctttcatgtttcactactgaggaagtatgtacctgatccaaacagtgtgataaagtatgagccattgcaagttcatgaagatctaacctatgaagaatttcctCTGCGAATTATTgaccgaaaagagcaagttctaagacggcgtacCATTTCAtacgtaaagattcattggagtaatcatgaagagagagaggctacgtgggagcttgaagacgatatgaagatgagatatccacacttatttgaaaatgaag AAGCAAATGCTAATACTTTGGCCATGGCATATCATGTTTTAATGCATCAGCACATCATCTCTAAAGGCTTAATTCAGTATAAGCAATTTGTCAAACAAGGCCACACATAA